DNA from Synechococcus elongatus PCC 6301:
AACAAATTGCCGCTGTCCGCAACACAGTCACCCCTATTCAGTTCTCAGAGTTGGGCGGTGCGCTTTGGAATACAGAATTCGTATCGGTAAGTGCTGATGATTGATTCACAGGCACTACAAACCCTCCTAGAAGGGGTGGCAACCGGGGCGATCGCCCCTCAACAAGCCTTGGAACAACTGCGCTATCTCGACACTGAAACGATCAGTGACTTTGCTCGGATTGACCACCATCGGCAGTTGCGCACCGGGTTCCCCGAAGTCATCTGGGGGCAAGACAAGACCACTGAGCAAATCCTGACGCTCTTTCGCGCCTATGCGGCCCGCAACCAAGCTGCGATCGCTACGCGCATTGAGCCCGATCGCATTCCCCGACTTCAGGCACAGTTGCCCGAACTGACCTACGACTCGATCGCTCGCATCGCTGCCCTGCAACCTCAGCTCCCCCAACCGCAACCGGGACGTTTGGCGGTTGTCAGTGCAGGCACTTCCGATCTACCCGTGGCAGAAGAAGCCGCAGTCGTGGCTGAACTCTGGGGATTCCGCGTCGATCGCATTCGCGATGTGGGTGTGGCGGGACTGCACCGTCTCTTGGCCGAGCGATCGCGACTCGATCAAGCCGATGTGCTGATTGTGGTGGCGGGTATGGAGGGGGCGCTGCCCAGTGTGATTGCTGGCTTAGTAGCCTGCCCAATTATTGCAGTGCCCACCAGCGTTGGCTATGGTGCTAGTTTCCAAGGTTTAGCAGCCCTGCTCTCAATGCTAAACAGTTGTGCACCCGGCATGGGTGTGGTCAATATTGACAATGGATTTGGAGCTGCTCAACTAGCTGGGCGGATCCTCCGCCGTCTGCATCGACTGGGAAGAAGCGACGACCAATGAGCCTAAACGCCTTTCATTACTTTTTTGACTGCTGTGTCGGCAGTTGGAGCACTGAGCGCACCTATCACTACCTCAGTCGCCAAGAAGTCGAGCGATCGTATACAGA
Protein-coding regions in this window:
- the larB gene encoding nickel pincer cofactor biosynthesis protein LarB; protein product: MIDSQALQTLLEGVATGAIAPQQALEQLRYLDTETISDFARIDHHRQLRTGFPEVIWGQDKTTEQILTLFRAYAARNQAAIATRIEPDRIPRLQAQLPELTYDSIARIAALQPQLPQPQPGRLAVVSAGTSDLPVAEEAAVVAELWGFRVDRIRDVGVAGLHRLLAERSRLDQADVLIVVAGMEGALPSVIAGLVACPIIAVPTSVGYGASFQGLAALLSMLNSCAPGMGVVNIDNGFGAAQLAGRILRRLHRLGRSDDQ